One part of the Gossypium raimondii isolate GPD5lz chromosome 1, ASM2569854v1, whole genome shotgun sequence genome encodes these proteins:
- the LOC105786709 gene encoding serine carboxypeptidase-like 44, translating into MGVGAFFNIIYTFIFGGIIGYHLSDQIGTLPGQPNVNFRQFSGYIDVDPNAGRSLFYYFVEAENDPLSLPLTIWLTGGPGCSSVGDSFVGIGPFTTTNNARGLKRNPYAWTKVSNMLFIDSPIGSGWSYSNTNSDYQAGDVSTNDDLVVFILKWFQKYPIFKFRDLYLGGTSYAGHFVPNLAYTLLQCNTESKSLRFNVKGVVLGDPLLRYKLDILAEYELYASKGMIPKKLYKQILKHFNGNDEDNYYDNPTQWSEAFQQAMNKAEMIAFNVSSVVEAKQRQFDLFRTPCDGKFEDLYSGKEVTKIINEVDMCIPLRADFYFTLPEVQKTFHGNRTNLSYQYTGCFEKSGLNYSLADKHIDMFPILKQILEQSVPITIFSGEDDGAVPMIGTLRHVKKLANDMSFNLTKNEAWNHENKEGGWLYKFGDSLTFMSVKGANHHVPLSKPSQALYIFTNHVIDPSN; encoded by the exons ATGGGAGTCGGGGCATTCTTTAATATCATTTACACTTTCATATTCGGTGGTATTATAGGATACCATCTGTCTGATCAAATAGGAACATTGCCGGGACAACCTAATGTAAATTTCAGGCAATTTTCTGGGTATATCGATGTTGATCCAAATGCTGGTAGAAGTCTTTTCTATTATTTCGTTGAAGCCGAGAATGATCCGTTGAGTCTACCCCTCACCATTTGGTTAACAGGAG GACCAGGTTGTAGTTCAGTTGGAGATAGCTTTGTTGGTATTGGTCCTTTCACTACTACAAACAATGCTCGTGGCCTCAAGAGAAATCCATATGCATGGACCAAAG TGTCAAATATGTTGTTTATCGATTCACCAATTGGATCCGGATGGTCATATTCAAACACAAACAGTGATTATCAAGCTGGAGATGTTAGCACAA ATGATGACTTGGTTGTATTCATACTGAAGTGGTTCCAAAAGTATCCGATTTTCAAGTTTAGAGACTTATATCTTGGTGGAACAAGCTATGCAG gACACTTCGTACCTAATTTGGCCTACACTTTACTTCAATGCAACACTGAATCAAAGAGTTTGAGGTTTAATGTTAAAGGAGTAGTA TTGGGCGATCCCCTTCTTCGGTATAAGCTAGACATTCTTGCAGAATATGAATTGTATGCATCCAAAGGGATGATTcctaaaaaattgtataaacaGATCTTGAAACATTTCAATGGAAACGATGAAGACAACTATTACGATAATCCCACACAATGGTCCGAAGCATTCCAACAGGCCATGAATAAGGCCGAAATGATTGCTTTTAACGTAAGTTCAGTTGTAGAAGCTAAGCAAAGGCAATTTGATCTTTTTCGAACACCATGTGATGGAAAATTTGAAGATCTATACTCTGGAAAAGAG GTTACTAAGATTATCAATGAAGTAGATATGTGCATTCCTTTAAGGGCAGATTTCTATTTCACCCTTCCAGAAGTTCAAAAAACTTTCCATGGAAATCGAACCAACTTGAGCTATCAGTATACGGGATGCTTCGA GAAAAGTGGCCTCAATTACAGCTTAGCTGACAAACATATTGACATGTTTCCCATATTGAAGCAAATTCTCGAACAATCCGTTCCTATTACCATATTCAG CGGAGAAGATGATGGAGCAGTGCCTATGATTGGAACCTTAAGACATGTTAAAAAGTTAGCCAACGATATGAGCTTTAATTTGACCAAAAATGAAGCTTGGAATCATGAAAACAAG GAAGGAGGGTGGCTGTACAAGTTCGGAGATTCATTGACTTTCATGTCTGTAAAAGGAGCAAACCATCATGTGCCATTGTCTAAACCATCTCAGGCTTTATATATCTTCACAAATCATGTAATTGATCCATCAAATTAA